Proteins from a genomic interval of Daphnia pulex isolate KAP4 chromosome 4, ASM2113471v1:
- the LOC124192221 gene encoding uncharacterized protein LOC124192221 — protein MELHKPLFFLIEVLFCLIALARADINRTGCNRTVEAGDVLANPLLTGFNKGRPYNCWFLVKPRANSAPKDVALVIVLKFQRFQWGQLVNATTCIGGNLQIYDGPTALHDSGNPGFYCGEIERSRLFISENNMVKLHFFAESYDDRYQFAVYTRQEQQQQLVERYGHHPPLYPHRRGQPMTPGSLSCDREFTDCRLQTCFVQSPNFPGVYPRNRRCLYHVSTRQPFIKLFTEDGEFNVDGQRCDNYIMCPLRPIGEETCPHDFIRVYDGNSESAVVIGTFCGIGRFPFSIVGTGTDLLLEFVSSAAGPLLNTGFHFNVDSWPGNVGSVFNQHMVHQPAEKSSNDSKSNPVCSYILTSASLESSGDSEGLFLSPMHWYLPNTVCTYLITGKPEQIVRVYFPTFRISKPDAPIRQPTGDCSESLTIYDGSEANPARIIKTFCDTFSKPLERKDFLSTGNALFLRFHSRVGSYSGSSINFWAHYDFFNNSQPEGIKTADTDCDVIYDPTTRTSGQWISPYNTLLYKRSADSADLKCRYNFQGNRRSSSRVMLTLYSVNMKSVTHPCADRLIFRDFKNDLTILDVNANRLKATGNYTSTRGKGYLCQLQFQMGNVSLPARVLSSTPNLLAALHIDALRSTSLYFKSSSPVFNGRYDFIHPLYICGSPRPNVTVDGVINLPQYFEDEDKVSPLICAWDFVIQRESKRIAGNETAALTLNIEVSGLLNLTRVQKISQCGDPNGNSVEVTVPGNETPLLLLCTKPERHNDFYKGIRLREGFDDLDIMKETHYQPDVNYDYIKSPGFSTSLSLFPTKLPHHKAVVIVKLNNLKTSYGVRISWSALH, from the exons ATGGAACTGCATAAgccattgtttttcttgatcgaggttttattttgtctgATTGCCTTGGCGAGAGCTGATATCAATCGAACGGGTTGCAATCGCACTGTCGAGGCAGGCGACGTCCTAGCCAATCCGTTGCTGACGGGTTTTAATAAAGGACGGCCCTACAATTGTTGGTTTCTC GTGAAACCGCGTGCCAATAGTGCGCCGAAAGACGTCGCTCTGGTCATCGTCCTCAAGTTCCAGCGTTTTCAATGGGGTCAACTAGTCAATGCCACCACCTGCATCGGGGGAAACCTACAG ATTTACGACGGGCCGACGGCACTGCACGATTCGGGCAATCCCGGGTTCTACTGCGGCGAGATCGAACGGAGCCGATTATTCATCTCGGAGAACAACATGGTGAAATTGCATTTCTTCGCCGAGAGTTACGACGATCGATACCAATTTGCCGTTTACACACGCCAG gagcaacagcaacaactcgTCGAACGATACGGCCACCATCCTCCTCTCTATCCCCACCGCCGTGGACAACCCATGACGCCAGG TTCCTTGTCCTGCGATCGGGAATTCACGGATTGTCGTCTGCAGACGTGCTTTGTCCAATCACCCAACTTTCCCGGTGTCTACCCTCGGAATCGTCGTTGTCTCTATCACGTGAGCACCAGGCAGCCGTTTATCAAG CTTTTCACTGAAGACGGAGAGTTCAACGTTGACGGCCAAAGATGCGACAATTACATCATGTGCCCCCTCCGACCTATTGGCGAAGAAACTTGCCCTCACGATTTTATCAG AGTCTACGATGGCAATAGCGAATCTGCCGTTGTAATTGGCACGTTTTGCGGGATCGGTCGCTTTCCGTTTTCCATCGTCGGCACGGGGACCGATCTTTTGCTGGAATTCGTTTCTTCGGCAGCGG GACCTTTATTGAACACGGGTTTCCACTTCAATGTGGACAGCTGGCCCGGTAATGTAGGCAGCGTATTCAATCAGCATATGGTTCACCAGCCCGCAGAGAAGTCGAGCAATGATTCAAAATCTAATCCGGTTTGCAGCTACATTCTGACTAGCGCATCGTTGGAAAGTAGCGGCGATTCAGAG ggtctttttctttcgccgATGCACTGGTACCTGCCCAATACCGTTTGCACTTACTTGATCACAGGCAAACCGGAGCAGATCGTTCGTGTTTATTTTCCGAC ATTTCGCATTAGCAAACCAGATGCGCCAATCAGACAGCCGACGGGCGACTGCAGCGAATCGTTGACCATCTACGACGGAAGTGAAGCTAATCCGGCTCGGATCATTAAAACGTTTTGCGACACTTTTTCGAAACCGCTGGAACGTAAGGATTTTCTGTCGACGGGGAATGCTCTATTCCTCCGATTCCACAG TCGGGTTGGGTCGTACAGCGGTTCGTCAATCAACTTCTGGGCCCACTAcgattttttcaacaacagcCAACCGGAGGGGATCAAAACCGCCGATACCGATTGTGACGTCATCTACGATCCGACCACTCGGACTTCGGGCCAGTGGATTTCCCCGTACAACACTTTATTGTACAAACGCTCGGCAGACTCGGCGGACCTCAAGTGCCGCTATAATTTCCAG GGTAATCGACGCAGCTCCAGTCGAGTCATGTTAACTCTTTACAGCGTCAATATGAAGTCGGTCACACATCCTTGCGCGGATCGACTGATTTTCCGCGATTTCAAAAACGATCTGACAATTCTCGACGTCAACGCCAACCGGCTCAAAGCCACTGGAAATTACACAAGTACCAGAGGCAAGGGCTATCTCTGTCAACTGCAGTTTCAG ATGGGAAATGTCTCTTTACCCGCCCGAGTACTTTCATCGACGCCCAATTTGTTGGCCGCTCTCCACATCGATGCGCTACGTTCCACTTCACTTTATTTCAAATCCAGCTCGCCCGTGTTCAACGGCCGATACGATTTCATTCACCCATTGTATATTTGCGGATCTCCCCGCCCTAATGTCACAGTCGACGGCGTCATTAACTTACC GCAATACTTTGAAGATGAAGATAAGGTCAGTCCGCTGATTTGCGCGTGGGATTTTGTCATTCAACGGGAAAGCAAAAGAATTGCCGGAAATGAAACTGCTGCATTAACATTAAAC ATTGAAGTTTCCGGTTTGCTCAACCTGACACGAGTGCAGAAGATTTCGCAATGTGGCGATCCCAACGGCAACTCGGTTGAAGTGACTGTGCCCGGAAATGAAACGCCGCTTCTTCTGCTATGTACTAAACCTGAAAGGCACAACGACTTCTATAAAG GAATCCGATTGAGAGAAGGGTTCGACGATCTCGACATCATGAAAGAAACTCACTACCAACCTGATGTCAATTACGACTACATCAAGTCTCCTGGATTCAGTACTTCTCTATCTCTTTTCCCTACTAAACTACCGCACCATAAAGCCGTGGTCATCGTGAAGCTGAACAACTTAAAGACGAGCTACGGAGTCCGCATCTCATGGTCTGCTCTGCACTGA
- the LOC124192246 gene encoding serine protease easter-like, translated as MRLLDFPFWLIFIARVSHQAIPSYYGSWSSQWSVRGERCDVHFGVQSDIPILALESFFDLNHSTVLSPQGLLSGHCDELPQCPAWKTIERNPSRWTQPILRKLRCGKSKNRIMLYCCPEVKMADDTTRIVFPDELPPEENTENLAIPYNQHPNRHLLPGLNRSDCLSQPLEMPSTRIMGGKKAHLGQYPMVVRLAYKPIDREQERKEDLNQSRDLDDDGFSQQIDFRCGGVLLNDRYVLTAAHCLRDTTHRIYMVRLGELDERSNPDCEPTFAEHVMSCADKVLDIPVIESIVHEKFDVPYRQNDIALLRLNTSIKPTDWIRPICLPFDWRPLRHSPISADDPVLVGWGRDDSFQSSETLQQVRLNWYNTSECRSVYGNAYPKSISICESSQFCLGGGEESGRRADACQGDSGGPVLLTDTSSVSNRLAGGNHQREKVYAVGIISFGPWMCGNSYPSVYTSIPAYLNWILDNIAP; from the exons ATGCGTCTTCTAGACTTCCCtttttggttaatttttattgccCGTGTTAGTCACCAAGCAATCCCATCTTATTACGGATCCTGGTCCTCCCAATGGAGTGTTCGGGGTGAACGTTGTGACGTTCACTTTGGCGTTCAGTCCGACATTCCAATATTAGCTCTAGAATCATTTTTCGACCTGAACCACAGCACAGTTCTGAGTCCACAAGGTCTTCTAAGTGGCCACTGCGACGAACTACCTCAATGTCCAGCGTGGAAAACTATTGAACGGAATCCTTCACGATGGACGCAGCCTATACTGCGTAAACTACGGTGCGGAAAATCCAAAAATCGAATCATGTTGTACTGCTGCCCGGAAGTTAAAATGGCTGATGACACGACACGCATAGTTTTCCCAGACGAATTACCACCTGAGGAGAATACAGAAAACTTAGCAATTCCGTACAATCAGCACCCAAATCGTCATCTCCTCCCCGGCTTGAATCGGAGCGACTGTTTGTCTCAACCGTTGGAAATGCCGTCCACGCGAATCATGGGCGGAAAGAAGGCCCATCTTGGACAATATCCTATGGTTGTCCGGCTGGCCTACAAACCCATTGACCGAG aacaagaaagaaaagaagacttGAACCAGTCTCGGGACCTTGATGACGACGGTTTCTCCCAGCAAATTGATTTCCGGTGCGGAGGCGTCCTCCTGAACGACCGCTACGTACTGACAGCTGCTCACTGCCTGCGGGATACCACCCATCGAAT atACATGGTACGATTGGGAGAGCTCGATGAACGTTCCAATCCGGACTGCGAACCGACCTTTGCAGAACATGTTATGTCGTGTGCGGATAAAGTTCTCGACATCCCCGTCATCGAATCCATCGTTCACGAGAAATTTGATGTTCCGTATCGCCAGAACGACATTGCCCTTTTAAGGCTAAACACATCGATCAAGCCGACTG ATTGGATACGACCAATTTGCTTGCCGTTTGATTGGCGGCCGTTACGTCACTCACCGATCTCCGCGGACGATCCAGTTCTGGTTGGATGGGGTCGCGATGATTCAT TTCAGTCTTCTGAAACGTTGCAACAAGTACGTCTGAACTGGTACAACACGTCCGAGTGCCGTTCAGTCTACGGCAACGCCTATCCCAAATCCATCTCCATCTGCGAGTCATCCCAATTTTGTTTGGGCGGCGGTGAAGAAAGTGGACGCCGTGCTGATGCGTGTCAGGGTGACTCTGGCGGACCGGTTTTGTTGACTGACACGTCGTCGGTCAGCAACAGACTTGCTGGGGGCAACCATCAAAGAGAGAAAGTCTATGCGGTCGGTATCATTTCCTTCGGTCCGTGGATGTGCGGCAATTCATATCCGTCGGTCTATACTTCGATTCCCGCATATCTCAACTGGATTTTGGATAACATCGCTCCATGA